The region GTGGAGGGACATGGTCCTGACCTCCATACCACAGCTGTACCCCAGCACCTGGTCCTACTACTGCTTCTGACAGATCACCCCCACATCGTCAACTGCCCTTAACACCATGTCTAACTCATTCACACCCTACTCTGTTTCcaataaaatatgaaatatgaaaatgaaaaaCGGCTGAGGAATACATTCATCTTTGCCATGCTAGGTGAATAATTGACCTTAGTATAAGTATAATCTCTATCAAAGAGACTATTTAAATCTGGCTTTTTAATAGTTTAATAAGGCAAACTACCATGTTGTATGTAACAcaatttaaagaaaaataatgaGTATTTACCAGGTGAAAGTCTAGGATGGATTAAAAGAAAAACCCTTATTTGTCAAAGCCCTTCTAAGATACACATGATGATATGATATGACGTTTGTGGTGAGGAATTTAGGCTAGAACATGTCCTGCAAATCAGACCAAAATTTGATATTTGACCCTGTCCCTGCTGTTTTTACTGTTTGATAAGAACAATGTAATACTGcttaatacaaatataaatcaattaattcttttttttttgtatcatgaTTTATGTAATAACATGTGTGAAGACATTATTGTGGGCTCCTGTTTAGCTGTAAACTTAATTCAGCTCCTCAAAGGAAAACATTGGTTTCTGCGGTTGGAAGGGGCGTGGTAGCCCAGATTACAGCCGATTTAATTCTGGGCTGAAAGCAACCATTAAACAGTCACCataggaggagcaggtgggaggaggtggggttatggtggtggggggggaggggagagggagtcaCCTTGCTGGGGAGTTGGGTTGCCTGGGCAACTGTAATCTAACGTAACTTccgtttatttaaaaaaaacctaCAAACAAGATTCACCGTCTTCCCAATTGAAGGGTTATTAACCGGGGGGCTGAATGAAAGTTAATATCGTTGTTTGTTGTCAGTCACGCAACGGTTCGATAAGTCAGGAGGTAGGTGAAGAAGAAGGGCTTTTGGAACATGGAACTTGAGACAATGGCAGAGTCGGTGCGCTCGAGCCGGTCGAACGGGACACCGAGCCGTCACGAGAAAAGTTTGGGGCTCCTCACCATCAAGTTCGTCACTCTGCTCCAGGAGGCGAAGGACGGCGTGCTTGATTTAAAACTGGTCAGTGAAGTTACGAGGAGGAAGCCCTCTGGATTTTTTGGTTATCGTACGGGTGtattggtgttgtgttgttgttgtatttttttgggAGCCATAAGAACATCCTTGCCCCATGAACAAAGAGCCCGAGCCCGTTTTCCTGTCTGACACGAGCGACCAGTCATGTGTATTTgattaactccccccccccacacacacacacacacacacacacacacacgcacacacctcaatcccacccccccaacacacgcaTCTCAACACGTTTGCCAGCCAGCCTGTTTCCTCAGTCTATGAAGCCATCTTACTTATGCTTTGTTTCCATTCACAGTGAAAGGTTTTTGACCATTAGCTAGTATGATGATAATATGACAGGAAGAAATACGCACTAACCCTACACATTTTGTTGTACATATTGTATGGCTGACTAAACTCCTCCTATATATTAACATATCAGGATGTCGTCAAGCAGGGAGAAACTCATGCCATTGCTTTGAATCTTTTTTGCAGATGGACCATGTTGGTTCTCCACTATCCCTAATATCCAAAGTTATTTGAAATGTATTGTTGGAATTGGTTACCTCAACAACAGAAATACTAATATGTTGAAGATCCCTTATTGCCATGACTTTATCCTAATGTGTAGTGAACAACATCAACAGTGCTGTATTAGGGTGATTATTCTCCATTCAGCCGGTCCCCTGGCCGTACTTTGTAATAAGATTTCCCTCTCTACTTAGGCGGCAAACTATGGTAATGTTTAGCCAGCAGGCTCTTCAAGGgctatgacccccccccccccctgcctcctctgCCATTGTATGACCCCCATCTTGTTCCAAGTGCTTTGGTTTTGTTGTTTGCCAAGCTTAATTTGCCAAATCCTTTATTTGCCGTTCAGTAGGTTCTGCTCTTGCagttcccccctcccctcctgtcaTTCATTCGGTCTTGATTGACATGTCCTACAGGAATGTTAGGTCGATGTTGGGTCAAATGACTGTTCAAATGTCAACTTTGATGTTTTCTGTCGACAATGGCTGGTAGACTTGATGCAGCTGTCACTGAAAAAAGCTTGGATTTGCTGATGTGTTGTCTGACTTGATAGGCTGCAGATAGCCTGGCTGTGAGACAGAAGAGGAGGATATATGACATCACCAACGTGCTGGAAGGCGTGGGGCTGATTGAGAAGAAAACCAAGAATATCATCCAATGGAGGTTTGtttaaaacgtgtgtgtgtgtgtgtgtgtgtgtgtgtgtgtgtgtgtgtgtgtgtgtgtgtgtgtgtgtgtgtgtgtgtgtgtgtgtgtgtgtgtgtgtgtgtgtgtgtgtgtgtgtgtgtgtgtacgtacattTATTTAACTGATGGATAATTTGGTATTTAGACCTTTGCCGTTATTTATTTCAACCATCTCTCTCACCCATCATCCGTCTTTGTTCTGCCTTCAGGGGGGAGAACATGGGCAGCCAGAGCGAGGAAGTGCTGGAGCAGGTGGAGATACTGAAGGCTGAAATCTCAGAGCTGGAGGCCCAGGAGAGACAGCTGGACGAGAGGAAGGCCTGGCTGGAGCAGAGCATCAAACACCTCTGCCACGACCCAATCACATGCTCATATCCTTTTTGAGTTTGCTTATCATGTAGAGAATTTGCAGGTGATCATGTGACTCCAATGTTCTGACTCACCTGGTGACTTTAACAACAGATGAATatgtggatatgtgtgtttcTCAAAAAATATTGGGTTTTCTATTTCTTATCGCCTTAATGAACCGGTATAAAAGTATAACTGTAACGGGAACTAGCTCTGCAAATCTGCGAAAACTGTTTCACCAGAGTTGAGTTGGTGAAGGCTATCACCTTGTTTGAACATTTGCATCACCTTTCCAAACTCACGGGGGTCAACTGAACACATTATGATAGGCGTTTGTTTACAATTTTGACAGACAGCAGGTGGATGGGATCTAAAGAATCACGCGACTGCACAACCTTGATACAGCATTGGgatatggggtcagaacagtctcattaataatgaatgcacagagaaggatgcacaaatattttttgtgatttatatataaattactctcttctcgcaaatacatttcaatgcacacacaaatggatatcggtatgtataaatgtaaaataaatccataaaccaAAATaattttcacaaacacatttctgatccacacacaaatgtgccttgttttaaataaatgtaatataaatccataaatatattaattaaaaatatatttgcaattttcatcaaaaatgtatttggaagttgttacatttatttacaaaCTGTTGAACTTGTATTAACAAGAcacttttcatttgtgaacttgtttgcatttgtgtgtgaactggacTGTAattatatgtggatttttgagactctcctgacatcgctagattcacaaatgcaaatttttttcaacaaggaactctctgtagccaatcagatgcctccctcgccAATCAAATGACTGCTGTTCCGACCTCTGAGTCCAGCCTCCGAGCCTCCCAGTTCCCTCGgttaaatgtctatgggaaataacatgtttttttttaatgatcgtacataacaatctctaggtggcgaagaagtaaaagctgcgttTTGAGctgcacactttttccatctagtttcgactgggttttgggATCACTTGACTGCAGTGACTGGGTTTTTACATGGCGGTgccgtttactactttaacggcaccgccATGTAAAAACCCAGTCACTGCAGTCAAGTGATTGGCTGAAACCGAGGGagtcatctgattggctacagagagttcctttttgaaaaaatgcatttgtgaatccagccgCGTCAGGAGAATCTAAAAAATccacataaaaatacagaccagttcacacacaaatgttaacaagttcacaaatgaaaagcgtcttgtaaattcaagttgaacagtttgtatataaatgtaacaacatccaaataaaTCTTGATGAAaatttgaaatattttttttattcatatttttatggatttatattacatttatttaaaacaaggtacatttgtgtgtgaaacttaattttgtttatggatacattttacatttataaataccgatatccatttgtgtgtgcattgacatttatttgtgagaagagagtaatttatacataaatcacaaaatacatttgtgaatccttctctgtgcattcattattaatgagtctgttctgaccccatattGGGAACTTATAAGCATAAGACTTAATTCTAGTTGTTTCAAAGGGGGTTTGATTTAGACAGTAGTTTTTATTCTCCATTTGTAATCGTATTGGTCACACTGTCATCTGTCATGCTATACAAACagtatgtaatgtaatgttagtCAATTGGCATTAACCCAGATCGCTGCAGTCTGCAGGGTTTGCCTCCGTCGGTACAACTTGAGTGTTTTCTCCCCCTCAACGGACCACTGATGATTTAACTCTGATTTCCTGTCATTACAATGAAACCTAATGGGTTTCGAGTTGAAGGATCTGTAACTCTAGCTCCATTTGAGTGGCCCCACTGATTAAGTTAGAAGGGAAAAGTGATCCGTGTGACATTGTTTAGTGAATGGAATGCCTTCCTCAAACACGCAGATTATGCTCGCAATATGTTATTACCGGTAGTTCCACGAAATCTGGGTTTGGCTAATCCGGTCCAGTTTTTCAGGTATTTTTCTTCCAGTGAGGTGTGAATTTCCTTAACCCTCTCCGAACGCATAAGTACGTGACCCATGACGACATCTGCAATGCCTTCCACGGGGACACTCTCCTGGCGGTGGTGGCTCCCTCAGGGACCCAGCTGGAGGTACCGCTTCCTGAGTTGGTGGGTTGGTTTTCCTCCTGCCGTTGTCTGACTGCACGATCCATGTAACGTTCAGCCATCCCTTtccaatcaatgaataagatgCATGTCTGCTCCAGATTTTCAACCATAATGGTACACTGGGAAAATTGATATTTATTAATTTGGACTTGGACTTATGGCTTATTAGATTTAGAaagtgttttgtgtttggtatttataTACGTTCAGTTCATAAGAAGTGACGCACTTTGTTAGTTTTACTTGGGAAATTAATTTGAGGCATGAAGGAGTGTAATATCTCTCGCAAGCAGCAGTTGCAGTCCTAGCCATCCCCGAAACCAGATACACATTATATAGGACTTCTTGGGATTGTTCCTATCCCCGCTTGGTTAATAGGACGTTTTACCTTGCTACTTTCATGGTTTTCAGTTGTCTTAATGTAGGAGAGTGATTGGACCCTATTATTGTTGACATCAAATGAGTCTGACATTAATTAACAAAGTAAAGATGTCTCCTGTgtgtttctaaaaaaaaaaaaaaaaaaaaatcactttaCATTTGTCAATGCTAAACACCTACATTATATTCTTCTGTACCAGCCACACATAGCCTCATATCCTATACTTTAACCATATCCTCTCTCcccattccccccctcccccagggcccCAGCGGCCAGAAGAGGTACCAGGTGACCCTGCGCAGCCAGACGGCCCCCATCCAGGTGCTGCTCATCAACAGGGAGacgccctcctcccagcccgTGGTGTTCTCCGTTCCCCCGGGCGACGACGCCTCCACACTGCCCACCCCGCCCAACACCCCCGCCACCCTGCAGCGCTTCCccctgaactcctcctcctcctgctcctcgtaCGTCTCCTCCCACTACTCCTCCGGCTGCAGCCCGGACTCGCTGTTCCCCggtcaaccccaccaccaccaccaccaccagatggcgccGCAGGACGATTCACTCAGCccgtcctccacccctcccGACGTACAGATGGGTAAGTaggagggaggtggtggtgggtgttgttgttttttacgcTTATGAAATGCTCTTAAAAACAACCTCTGATTAAACGTGGCACAGTAGCCTCGTCTCAAACACTGTAAATAAATATTCACTAGACTCTAGGGAGACGTATTGCGCAAAAGGCTCACGCCCTCATTTGCAGATCAAAAGGTCTGCTTTCTCTGCCAGGCGTGTTTTTTCCTCATGAAGGCCACATCAGGCCACATCTGTGTGCCTTAAGCGGGCAGGAAGTGGTCAATCGGGCTCCACCCTCCAGATGAAGGGAATCATCCTCTTTAGATTCAGGAGATGAAGAAATTGCAAATGCCAAGAAACAAACTAACAATACTCGcatgtgtaaatgtatgtgtaaAATGCTTTTAGACCATACGCCTCTCAGTTGTTATATCGTTTTATTTCCACTGTCATTATTGTGTGTCGTGAAGGGGAGATTGCTTGGTTAGAAGTAGCTTTCCGTTGGCCGCTTCCATTGAAATGCAGAGTGATCTGGAGCCTAGCTCCACTTCATCTTAGGGGaatacacttttttttcttcaagtGCTACAACGAGCCACAGTTCCCCTGGAGGCGACCCTGTGTTGGAGCACACGAAGGAGATAGCTCCTTCACTTTGGTTGCAAATCAACACCGGATTTGCTTGTCGGATTCACAATCCAACATTTATTCAGTTGTTTTTGAGGTCAGTGCTAGAACGTCTGGCTAGCAGCAGTGCTAAcataataagtaaaaaaaacCTGGCAAGAAGTAGCCTGACGTGCGTCAGCTAAAGTAGGGGAACCTGCCTCttacaaggaaaacaaaggactgtGCATTCCAGGCTGACACAGATTATCCCGTGTTGGAGGGATTCCAGTCACATCTTCACACCAAATGGGAGCGGAAAAGTTATTCAAAACATGCAGATATGGATCCCATCAGAGGAGAACCAAACTTCCCTGCACTTTTGAAGAGGTTTTCTGGTGACTGTCTAGACAACTCAACTAGGCGGAGCGAGGAAGATTCTCTTTTGCAATTTGTCACGTGTGAGGTTTGTGCTGTGACGTTTGCAAATTGCTGTCATTAATAGTTTTGGCTATCCGTTactatttttcttttacagTTTAGATACAGGTCATATTGTTGTGCTTTTTGTTTGCCTctcattattaaaataatcataacacactgtgtgtgaacTAGCTATCTCATTCTCATATTGTGATACATTTAAGGAGGCATTTGCATGACAATTCTATTAGTTGGTCATGTCGAGGTCATGTCCAAGACGATGACTCACTGTTCCCCTGCTGGCCATCACACACTCCTCTCCAGCCGCTGGACAACACACTGTGCACATCGAGGATGACTCGCATGCTTCCAGACTGACGTATAGCCGACTGACGTATAGCCTCCTCTGGTCCAGCACTTTGTGGCCTCccctagggctgctcgattatggggaagaataataatcacgattattttggccAATGTTGAAATAGCGATTATTCAagcgattatttttgagtttgaaaacatgttttatttattcagcttctcctgattcttttttttttgggatctGAGAACTTTAACATTTCGCCTTAAattgtcaaaaagaaaatgttccaatctaaaatgataacCAGGTACgtgtccagctgttctgcccttttcTATAAAACCTTTTCTACAAAAATCGTTTGATTTGCAGAGTGCCATGGCCAGCCGGTGACTCTGCTGATGCAGCAGATGGTGTCGGGGCAGCCCCTCAGCAGCCTAGTGGTTCAGGACTTCCACTCCATGCTGGACGTCAGCTGCCTGCTGAGGCACAGCGGGACCGGGGAGccccagaaggaggaggagagggaaggtaAAGAGCCCCGGCTCCTGTAGGCTGCTATACGAGCTGAGCTGTCGGATTCAGGGATTTGGGCAAGGTACGCTAAGGCGACTGCGTTGCCCGTCCGGTGCAGGTGCATTTCTTTGTGCAACTTTGCATACTCTCCCCAAAATAGTATATATAttacgggtggggggggggggggggggggggggggggggggggggggtgagactcTTCTGATGGACATTTTATCTGTGCGAAACAaaccattttatttatattttttagttTATCTGGCTTTTAGAGTACAGTACAGAGGATATGGAAAGCCAGCACCGGAGAGTGCTGCATAGTGCAGCGGGGAACAGCTGTCTTTCCTCATCTTGTCATACATCTTTTAGTTTAAACCATAAACTAAAGGAAAAGCTAATTACctaaatgtttttctttatatatatatatatatatataaagacacacaaagaaatatgcaataaatatttattttatgctaTGGGGAGTGGATTGACCCGTTGTATTGGCATTCAGTTCAACATACCATGGGGACTGGTCCCGCCCGGGGACTAGCTGTTTACACCAGGCAGAGCAGCTAATAAATCCCACACAGCTTGGCAACTTTCAAGTGGAAAGCATGACTCTCTGGATGTCTTGAGCCTCCTCTGTGTGTTTTCCCTAGGTGTGGCTGACCTCATTGACGAGCTGATGTCCACTGATGGTGAGTGCCAAACAGTTTTCTGTTCCGTTATCTAATGCATGATGAACCCCACCTGCAGTCAGGCTCCAGGTGTTGCATCATGCCCCGGGGCCCCTCCATGCTTTGTTTTCTCAATGCTGTGCCCCTCCACACACAGGGGTGGACTACAACTTCAACTTGGACGACAACGAAGGAGTGTGCGACCTCTTTGACGTTCAGATCCTTAACTACTGACAGTGTCAGTCCACTCTTGTTTATACAAGCTACAGTCACTGTACAAAACTGTTCTCTTTTCATGAGCCACCCATGGCTCATTGatttttgtttgttacttttttttctccattgtTGCACTGCCACTTCCCCTAAACTAAAAATGAGCCATCCTATAAGTAGACTTACCCTTAAATAGAAATGAACCTACGAGAGGTTCTGTTTACTGAAACGGCCTATGTCCCTCTGCCAAAATATGAAGAGATGAACGAGGCGTGCAGCAACGTTGAGCCTGAAGTCACAACGACGGCAGCAATCTTGttacggtttgttttgttttgctttcttcattttttttttactaaacgGGGAACTTGTAAGGGAAAGGGTAAGTGAGGATGCGAAATTAGCATCCAGCGTGTGGTTTACAGGGGCACATCGGAAACCTTGAAGTAGCTACTAAGGTTGGCTCTTAGTTAACCAGTGGAAGCCCATGACGCCCCCTGCACTTgtaacatatattttttcattccaTTGCCTTGCGGCGCATGATTCAGTGTCTGGCCTGTGACAGTGTTTTCATTGTCTTGGTACCTTTTTACAGAAGTAATGGGACTCACTTGTGGCTGTTCAGTATTGAAATGAATGgtatttatttaacaatatGTTATACAGGGTTATGGTCTAAAGTACAGGGTATCGTTGATGACATTCTTTTAGACAAACCTATCCGTCAGAACTAGTTCTGATCGGATAGGTTATTTTGTTGTATTTATCAATGTTTCGGTTGTGTTTCTATCCTTGATATAATGTTGGAATGCCAGATCTAATTATACTGCTTTGCTTTGTAATGCAACTTGCCAATGAGGGCTTCCAAGTTTTTGTATTAACTATTCATAGTTTGTATTGAATATGTTCAATATTTGTTCGTATTAATTTAAGACTAAACtgattttggttgtagttcgtCGAAGCCTAAATGACTgcctaatttaaaataaataatatgccTAGTCTCTATTAATTTTGCGTCTGTTGTCATAGGCCAGATGCAAGTGCCTTAGTTGATATGATTAGGGTTTTCTGTGTCATCTCGTTGCTATGTTCAGTTcatggtttttgttttttcaatatGTAAATTGTACCCTGGGGT is a window of Gadus macrocephalus chromosome 8, ASM3116895v1 DNA encoding:
- the e2f5 gene encoding transcription factor E2F5 — its product is MELETMAESVRSSRSNGTPSRHEKSLGLLTIKFVTLLQEAKDGVLDLKLAADSLAVRQKRRIYDITNVLEGVGLIEKKTKNIIQWRGENMGSQSEEVLEQVEILKAEISELEAQERQLDERKAWLEQSIKHLCHDPITCSYPF